The nucleotide sequence CCGCCATACGAGAAGAGATAACGAAAACAGAAGCTTCGGCACCGAGAAGCGAACTACTTCGAGGGATCGCCAAGCGCCCAAGGCGTGCAGGCCATCCCTGACTCTCCGCCATTTTGCGTCAGCAAAATGGCGGCGCCGCGAAGCGGCGGGAGCGAAGCGACAGATCAAGGATCGCCGAGCACGCCAGTGCGACGGCCATCCCTGACTCTCCGCCATACGAGAAGAGATAACGAAAACAGAAGCTTCGGCACCGAGAAGCGAACTACTTCGAGGGATCGCCAAGCGCCCAAGGCGTGCAGGCCATCCCTGACTCTCCGCCGGACCTACCCCCGGGCAGATTCTTCGTCGCTTCGGCGAAGAAGGACGCCTCCCGGCCGCTACCTCGACGCGACCGCCTTCGGCTCGGCCGGCCTCTGGAAATCCGGATCGCTCAGGTACAGGTACATCACCGCCATCGAGTCCTGGTCCTGGCCCGACGTGTTGTCGTACGTCGAGACGAGCTCGTAATGGTGGTCGTGCCGGATCGGGATCCCCTCGGCGCTCTCGAACGTGTCGACCCGGTCGAGGCCGATCCGGTCCACCGGGTTCTTCGCGAAGCTCTTCCAGACGGTCTTCCCCTCCGTATCGTCGACGAGCTCGAGCGACTCGGCGAACGGGTGCAGGTGCACGGCGATGAAATGGATCGTCGTGTCCCGTTTCAGCGCCAGCATCGCGTCGACGGGCGTGCGGTTGACCTCGCGCCCGGGATGGACGACCCAGTGGCCCGTGAAATCGCGGCCGTAGGCGTCGTGGTACTGGAACGCCGCGGCGTTCTGACCCGGCAGGCAGCTCGCCCCTCCGTGCTCGGCGTGCTGCGGATCCATTCCGAACCGGCCGTCGGCGCCGGAGAGGAGCTTCAGCCCGAACACCGCATCCTCGTACAGCGGCTGCATCGAAAACGAGAGGTCGCGGTCGCGGACGTACCGGATGCGCGTGCGGTGGCGGACCTTCAGGTCGCAGTCGTCGTAGTTCAGGTTCAGCACCTGCGTCGTCAACGACAGCTTCTCGTCCGACCAGACGGGAATTCCGAACCCCGCCGGAAACTCGATGTTCATCTGTCCCTGCGAGAGCGTGAAGAGGCGGGGATTCACGTCGTGCCGGAGGTGGAACCGCTTGACGTACTCGGCGGAGTCGAGGTCGAGATTGCTGTGGCACATGAACTGGTCGAGCCCGGAGGGATCACCGGCGTCCCCGACGACGTCGGCGGAGTACCCGGTGATCCAGAGGAGCTCGGCCGGGCCGGCCTCCATGGCGACCGGCATCGTGCTCTGCGGGCCGGTCATCGACCGGTATTTCTTGTCGATCGTGTAGAAGTCGGAGAGCTCCTCGACGACCTGCTCGTGCGCGGCGATCTCCAGGCGCGATGCCGAAGCGTCCCTGGCCTGGCTCGACGCGGGGGCTTCGGCCGAGCTTGCGTCCGCGCCCGCGGTCGCCGGCGAGGAGACGGCGCGATCGGAAGCGGGTTCGGCCGGCACGGCGGCCGGAGCGGAAACGGCGGCGGAGGCGAGAAGAAACGGGATCACGAACATGGCGGACTCCCGAAATCGATCATACAAGCAAGCTCGAGACCCCAACGTTCCATTGTCGTTGGCGGCGAGACGCGGGGAGACGGGTTGGAAGACGGGTTCGGCGGGCCTGCCCGCGGGCGAGGCGTGCCGAAAGCGTACGTTGAGACCGCGGGCAGGCCCGCCGGGCCCGTATGGCCGTCGCACTTGCGTACTCGGCGATCGGCGCGCCAGCGCTTCGCGCCCGGCCGCTTCGCGTCGGATCCGTCGCCGAGCGACGGGGCGCTGGATATCCGACCCGTATCGCCGCGTCATACAAGCAAGAAGGCGGCCACGCCGAGCACCGCGAGAAACGCGAAGCTCACGCGGTGAAACCGCGGAAGGAATACGGGATCCGGGCCGCGTTCGTGGGAGTAGATCTGCCAGCCGAGGAGGTTGGCGAGCGACGCGATGAGCGTGCCGCACCCGCCGGCGTTGACCGCGTAGAGCAGCGTCTTCCACCGTCCGGCGGCCGAGGGCGCCAGCAGCACCGCCGCCGGCACGTTCGAGATCGCCTGCGAAAAAAGCGCCCCCGCCAGATAGAGGCGCGGTCCCGGGGGCAACGGCAGCGACTCGAACAGCCGCGCGAAGTGGAGCGACGTGAGCGCCGCCATGTCGATGAACACGAAGAAGAAGAGCGGGACGATCGCAAGCGACGCCGGGTTCCCGCGCCGGCCCGGAAGGAGGAGCCACGCCGCGAACGCGGCGGCCAGCGCCGCCGTCGGCGGGAGAAACCCGGCGATCGACGCGAGGACGAGCGCGATGCCGAGCGCTCCCGCCGCCGCCCCCGCCGCCGCGACCGGAGGGGCGGCGCGCTCGACACGCGTGATCGTCCGGGCGGGCTCGAGCACCAGGATCGCCGTGCCGAGCAGGACGAGGCTGACCGCCAGGAACGGCGCCATCGCCGTCAAAAACGCCGGGATCGTCATCTTCGAGCGGTGCAGCAGGAAGAGGTTCTGCGGGTTCCCGATCGGCGAGGCGCAGCCGAGGATGTTCGCCGCCGTGATCTCGAGGATCACCGCGTTGCGGACGCGGAAGTCGGAGAAGCGCGAAGCCGCGACCGTGAAAGGGATCATCACGAAGAGCGCCACGTCGTTGGTCACGACGGCTGAGAGCGCGCCCGAAGCGAGGACGAGCGCGGCCGTCAGCGTCCGCGCGCGGGAGAAGCGCCGGATCGCGCGGCGCACGGTGAAATCGAGGGCCCCCGAAGCCCGCAGCAGCTCGACCGAGAGGATGAGGGCGGCGAGTGTGGCGAGCAGCCGAGAATCCTCGACCCGCGCGACGCGGCGCCACGGAACCGCGCCGCTGCCGACCGCCGCGACAGCGAGCGCCCCCGCGACGATCAGGAAAAGCTGATCCCGCGCCCGCTCGCCGAAACGCCGCCACGCGTGTCCCATGCTTCGAAAGACGAATGGTAGGATGCCGCTCGTTGGCGAGCCACAACAATCGCGAGGAGCGGCCGGACGGCCTCGACGCGGTCTTCCGGCCGCGGTCGATCGCGGTGGTCGGCGCGTCGACCCGCCCCCAGTCGATCGGCGGGAATCTCCTGTCGAATCTCTTCCGTTCCGGCTTCACCGGAAAGATCTTCCCGATCAACCCGCACGCGTCCGTGCTCCATTCGGTGAAGTGCTACGCCTCGGTGCGGGACGTTCCGGACGAGATCGACTGCGCGATCGTCTCGGTTCCCAAGGAGCACGTCCTCGCGGTCGTCGCCGAGTGCGCCCGCAAGGGGGTTCGCGGGCTCGTCGTGATCACGGCCGGGTTCAAGGAGGTCGGCCCGGAAGGAGCGGCGCTCGAGCTCCGGCTGAACGATCTCGTCCGGAAGAAGGGGATGCGGATGATCGGCCCCAATTGCATGGGGGTCATCAACGCGGAGCCCGAGTACTCGATGGATGCGACCTTCTCCCCCACGCCGGCTTCGTACGGCCCCCTCGCGTTCGCCTCGCAGTCGGGCGCGCTCGGCGTCGCGATCCTGAACGTCGCGCAGTCCCTCAAGCTCGGCTTCACGCAGTTCGTGTCGATGGGAAACAAGGCGAACGTTTCGTCCAACGACATGCTCCTCTACTGGGAAAACGACCCGCGCACGCGGATCATCGCGCTCTACCTCGAGTCGTTCGGGAATCCGAGGCGCTTCGTCGAGATCACGCGCCGGGTGACGAAGAAGAAGCCGGTGCTCGTCGTCAAGTCCGGCCGGACCGTGGCGGGCGCGCGCGCCGCCTCGTCCCACACGGGCGCGCTCGCGGCCTCCGAGGTCGCGATCGACGCCGTCCTCGAGGCGTGCGGCGTCTCGCGCTCCGACACGATCGAGGAGCTCTTCGACCTCGCGTCCGCCCTCGCGTCGCAGCCGCTGCCGAAGGGCGATCGCGTCGCGATCCTCACCAACGCCGGGGGACCGGCCATCATGGCCACGGACGCCGTCATCCAGCAAGGACTCAGGCTCGCGGAGCTTTCCGGGCAGACGAAGCGGCGGCTCGCCGCTTTTCTCCCCCCGGAGGCATCGCTCGGAAACCCCGTCGACATGATCGCGTCGGCCTCCGATGCCAACTACGGGCGGGCGGCGAAGATCCTGCTCGCCGACCGCGGCGTCGACGCGGTGCTCGTCATCAACGTCACCCCCGTGCTCTACGGCCCGCGCT is from Thermoanaerobaculia bacterium and encodes:
- a CDS encoding acetate--CoA ligase family protein, producing MASHNNREERPDGLDAVFRPRSIAVVGASTRPQSIGGNLLSNLFRSGFTGKIFPINPHASVLHSVKCYASVRDVPDEIDCAIVSVPKEHVLAVVAECARKGVRGLVVITAGFKEVGPEGAALELRLNDLVRKKGMRMIGPNCMGVINAEPEYSMDATFSPTPASYGPLAFASQSGALGVAILNVAQSLKLGFTQFVSMGNKANVSSNDMLLYWENDPRTRIIALYLESFGNPRRFVEITRRVTKKKPVLVVKSGRTVAGARAASSHTGALAASEVAIDAVLEACGVSRSDTIEELFDLASALASQPLPKGDRVAILTNAGGPAIMATDAVIQQGLRLAELSGQTKRRLAAFLPPEASLGNPVDMIASASDANYGRAAKILLADRGVDAVLVINVTPVLYGPRSVWDALMAATAAAKKPVLSVFMANEEFYDEARSMPAHPPIYRFPEPAARVLAEMWKIGRWQKKPRGTFPRYRVDAGKIAPILARRKRRGGGYLDPDDAFSVLAAAGIPVARPVFVRRESQLPSGARKVGYPLVLKATGEKIVHKSDVGGVATGIRDETELLAAVERMKGELARHGAAADLEGFILQREARGRELVVGATNDPRIGPLVMFGLGGRYVEVFKDVKFVLPPVTREEVLEALAKLKAGTLLSGVRGEPAGDREFLVEAILRVCRLVTDFPEIAEMDVNPLFVSSRGRGGLAVDVRIRVAAPENAGG
- a CDS encoding SLC13 family permease, with the translated sequence MGHAWRRFGERARDQLFLIVAGALAVAAVGSGAVPWRRVARVEDSRLLATLAALILSVELLRASGALDFTVRRAIRRFSRARTLTAALVLASGALSAVVTNDVALFVMIPFTVAASRFSDFRVRNAVILEITAANILGCASPIGNPQNLFLLHRSKMTIPAFLTAMAPFLAVSLVLLGTAILVLEPARTITRVERAAPPVAAAGAAAGALGIALVLASIAGFLPPTAALAAAFAAWLLLPGRRGNPASLAIVPLFFFVFIDMAALTSLHFARLFESLPLPPGPRLYLAGALFSQAISNVPAAVLLAPSAAGRWKTLLYAVNAGGCGTLIASLANLLGWQIYSHERGPDPVFLPRFHRVSFAFLAVLGVAAFLLV